The Lysobacter capsici genome has a segment encoding these proteins:
- the rng gene encoding ribonuclease G: MTEEILVNVTPRETRVAVVENGMLQELHIERGWRRGVVGNIYKGKVQRVMPGMQAAFVEIGLERAAFLHAADIVKFNQLSEGEGEGDAAPLPPTPTRPIAELLREGQDIIVQVVKDPIGSKGARLTTQLSIPSRYLVLLPRTRVVGVSARIEDEAERARLKSLVTTLAPSGDHHGYIVRTNAEGQPEEALAEDIGYLSRAWALIAEKSGSCKVGERVYEDLSLPLRAVRDLIRRDVEKVKVDSRETCERLRSFAAQYMPGLAEKIEHYTGARPIFDLYGVEDEIQRALDKEVPLKSGGYLVIDQTEAMTTIDVNTGSFLGQRNLEETVYRTNLEAAQSVARQLRLRNLGGIIIIDFIDMTDQEHRRQVLRQLEKALTRDHAKTTVYEFSPLGLVEMTRKRTTESLERQLSEACHECGGRGTLKTPETVTYEIFRDIVRQVRQFDAARLLVIASPKVVARITDEESAAVAELEEFLGKSIRFQPDDQYAQEQFDVVLL; the protein is encoded by the coding sequence ATGACTGAAGAGATCCTGGTCAACGTCACTCCGCGCGAAACCCGCGTCGCCGTCGTCGAGAACGGCATGCTGCAGGAACTGCACATCGAGCGCGGCTGGCGCCGGGGCGTGGTCGGCAACATCTACAAGGGCAAGGTGCAGCGGGTGATGCCGGGCATGCAGGCGGCGTTCGTCGAGATCGGCCTGGAGCGCGCGGCGTTCCTGCACGCGGCCGACATCGTCAAGTTCAATCAGCTCAGCGAAGGCGAGGGCGAAGGCGATGCCGCGCCGCTGCCGCCGACCCCGACTCGGCCGATCGCCGAACTGCTGCGCGAGGGCCAGGACATCATCGTGCAGGTGGTCAAGGACCCGATCGGCAGCAAGGGCGCGCGCCTGACCACCCAGCTCAGCATTCCCTCGCGCTATCTGGTGCTGCTGCCGCGCACCCGCGTGGTCGGGGTGTCGGCGCGGATCGAGGACGAGGCCGAACGCGCGCGTCTGAAGTCGCTGGTCACCACCCTGGCGCCGAGCGGCGACCATCACGGTTACATCGTGCGCACCAACGCCGAGGGCCAGCCCGAGGAAGCGCTGGCCGAGGACATCGGTTACCTGAGCCGGGCCTGGGCCTTGATCGCCGAGAAGTCCGGCAGCTGCAAGGTCGGCGAGCGCGTCTACGAGGACCTGAGCCTGCCGCTGCGCGCGGTGCGCGACCTGATCCGCCGCGACGTGGAGAAGGTCAAGGTCGACTCGCGCGAGACCTGCGAACGCCTGCGCAGCTTCGCCGCCCAGTACATGCCGGGCCTGGCCGAGAAGATCGAGCACTACACCGGCGCGCGGCCGATCTTCGACCTGTACGGGGTCGAGGACGAGATCCAGCGCGCGCTCGACAAGGAGGTGCCGCTGAAGTCCGGCGGCTATCTGGTCATCGACCAGACCGAGGCGATGACGACCATCGACGTGAACACCGGTTCGTTCCTGGGTCAACGCAATCTGGAGGAAACCGTTTACCGCACCAACCTCGAGGCGGCCCAGTCGGTCGCCCGGCAACTGCGGCTGCGCAACCTGGGCGGAATCATCATCATCGACTTCATCGACATGACCGACCAGGAGCACCGCCGGCAGGTGCTGCGCCAGTTGGAAAAGGCGTTGACCCGCGATCATGCCAAGACCACGGTGTACGAGTTCTCGCCGCTGGGTCTGGTCGAGATGACCCGCAAGCGCACCACCGAGAGCCTGGAGCGCCAGCTCAGCGAGGCCTGCCACGAATGCGGCGGCCGCGGCACCTTGAAGACCCCGGAGACGGTGACCTATGAAATCTTCCGCGACATCGTCCGCCAGGTGCGCCAGTTCGACGCCGCGCGCCTGCTGGTGATCGCCTCGCCGAAAGTGGTGGCGCGCATCACCGACGAAGAGTCCGCGGCGGTGGCCGAGCTGGAGGAATTCCTCGGCAAGTCGATCCGTTTTCAGCCGGACGATCAGTATGCGCAGGAGCAGTTTGATGTTGTGCTGCTATAA